A genome region from Pseudomonas sp. N3-W includes the following:
- a CDS encoding IS3 family transposase produces the protein MDEQYGVNNCCRAFGVNRSSFYAWRQRQGKVKPEREKLKAVLVEHHKESRASAGSRTLSKELQAKGHRVGRHMARSLMREAGVASHQRRRHKYKSSGVEALVAPHVLKRKFDVTAINQVWCGDVTYIKVGKRWMYFAAVLDLFARRIVGWSFSMISDASLTCEALRMAVQLRGRPKEVLFHSDQGCQYTSHKFRNEMRKHGLLQSMSRKGECWDNAPMERFFGSLKSEWVPDDGYSSEYEARVDVQRYVMRYNNVRLHSYNDYRSPVAMEKLAA, from the coding sequence CTGGACGAGCAGTACGGCGTCAACAATTGCTGTCGGGCGTTTGGAGTCAACCGCAGCAGCTTTTACGCCTGGCGTCAGCGCCAAGGCAAGGTGAAACCTGAGCGGGAGAAACTTAAAGCCGTGCTGGTCGAGCATCATAAGGAATCCAGAGCGTCCGCAGGGTCTCGCACCCTTTCCAAAGAGCTGCAGGCAAAAGGGCATCGTGTGGGGCGGCATATGGCTCGCAGTTTGATGCGCGAAGCCGGTGTTGCCAGTCATCAGCGACGGCGGCACAAGTACAAATCTTCCGGCGTAGAAGCGCTGGTGGCGCCGCATGTGCTCAAGCGCAAGTTTGATGTCACGGCGATCAACCAGGTGTGGTGTGGCGATGTGACGTACATAAAGGTCGGCAAGCGCTGGATGTATTTCGCGGCGGTTCTGGATCTGTTCGCTCGCCGGATCGTGGGGTGGTCGTTTTCAATGATTTCCGATGCCTCGTTGACCTGTGAGGCGCTGCGAATGGCGGTCCAATTGCGAGGCCGTCCAAAAGAGGTGCTGTTTCATTCCGATCAAGGTTGCCAATACACCAGCCATAAATTCAGGAATGAGATGCGCAAGCATGGACTCCTGCAAAGCATGAGTCGTAAAGGTGAGTGCTGGGACAACGCCCCGATGGAGCGTTTCTTTGGGAGCTTGAAGTCAGAGTGGGTGCCAGACGATGGCTACAGCTCGGAGTATGAAGCCCGAGTGGATGTGCAGCGTTATGTGATGCGATACAACAACGTCAGACTCCATAGCTACAACGACTACCGTTCGCCGGTAGCTATGGAGAAACTGGCGGCGTGA
- a CDS encoding allophanate hydrolase subunit 1 encodes MKLRVEVVALDCLMVRLFDEISETNMPWMLAASDNLHTAFAGHLIDLVPSYTTLMVHYDLTALSPSQARELIAQALIDLSPNARSSGQRHVLPVWYDLSVGPELSLLSQRSGLAIDEVIRRHGGREYQVFALGFAPGFAFMGLVEEVLAAPRLNTPRKKVAAGSVGIAERQTAAYPVVSPGGWNLIGRTPARLFDRERDGYSLMQPGDTVRFEAVSHAEFINLGGDDTPLEALA; translated from the coding sequence ATGAAATTACGGGTCGAAGTGGTGGCGCTCGATTGCCTGATGGTGCGTCTGTTTGACGAGATCAGCGAGACCAACATGCCTTGGATGCTGGCAGCCAGTGACAATCTGCACACTGCGTTCGCCGGGCATCTCATCGATCTGGTGCCGTCTTATACGACGCTGATGGTGCATTACGATTTGACCGCGTTGAGCCCGTCTCAGGCTCGGGAATTGATCGCGCAAGCGTTGATCGACCTGTCGCCCAACGCCCGCAGCAGCGGTCAACGGCATGTGCTGCCAGTCTGGTATGACCTGAGCGTCGGTCCCGAGTTGAGCCTGTTGTCGCAACGCAGCGGGTTGGCAATTGATGAGGTGATCCGTCGTCATGGCGGACGTGAGTATCAGGTGTTTGCTTTGGGCTTCGCGCCGGGTTTTGCCTTTATGGGACTGGTTGAGGAAGTGCTCGCTGCGCCACGCCTGAACACCCCGCGCAAGAAAGTCGCCGCCGGCAGCGTCGGTATTGCCGAACGGCAAACGGCCGCCTACCCGGTGGTTTCTCCCGGAGGCTGGAACCTGATCGGCCGCACCCCGGCCAGACTGTTCGACCGCGAGCGCGACGGCTATAGCCTCATGCAACCGGGCGACACCGTACGCTTCGAAGCCGTCAGCCATGCCGAGTTCATCAACCTGGGCGGCGACGACACGCCGCTGGAGGCTCTGGCATGA
- a CDS encoding MoxR family ATPase yields MKFEGTQAYVATDDLKLAVNAAITLERPLLVKGEPGTGKTMLAEQLAESFGARLITWHIKSTTKAHQGLYEYDAVSRLRDSQLGTEKVHDVRNYLKKGKLWEAFEAEERVILLIDEIDKADIEFPNDLLQELDKMEFYVYEIDETIKARKRPIIIITSNNEKELPDAFLRRCFFHYIAFPDRVTMQRIVDVHYPDIKKDLVSEALDVFFDVRKVPGLKKKPSTSELVDWLKLLMADNIGEAVLRERDPTKAIPPLAGALVKNEQDVQLLERLAFMSRRGTR; encoded by the coding sequence ATGAAGTTCGAAGGCACCCAGGCCTACGTTGCCACCGATGACCTGAAGCTGGCGGTCAACGCCGCCATCACCCTGGAGCGTCCACTGCTGGTCAAGGGCGAGCCGGGCACGGGCAAGACCATGCTCGCCGAGCAACTGGCCGAGTCCTTCGGCGCCAGGCTGATCACCTGGCACATCAAGTCCACCACCAAGGCGCATCAGGGCCTGTACGAATACGATGCGGTCAGCCGCCTGCGCGACTCGCAACTGGGCACCGAGAAAGTCCACGACGTTCGCAACTACCTGAAAAAGGGCAAGCTCTGGGAAGCGTTCGAGGCCGAAGAACGGGTGATCCTGCTGATCGACGAGATCGACAAGGCCGACATCGAGTTCCCGAACGACCTGCTGCAAGAACTCGACAAGATGGAGTTCTACGTCTACGAGATCGACGAGACGATCAAGGCCAGGAAACGCCCGATCATCATCATTACCTCCAACAACGAGAAAGAGCTGCCGGACGCCTTCCTGCGTCGCTGCTTCTTCCACTACATCGCCTTCCCGGATCGCGTCACGATGCAGCGAATCGTCGACGTGCACTACCCCGACATCAAGAAAGACCTGGTCAGCGAAGCGCTGGACGTGTTCTTCGATGTGCGCAAGGTGCCGGGCCTGAAGAAAAAGCCATCGACCTCCGAACTGGTGGACTGGCTGAAGCTGCTGATGGCCGACAATATCGGCGAAGCGGTACTGCGCGAGCGCGATCCGACCAAGGCCATCCCGCCGCTGGCCGGCGCCCTGGTGAAGAACGAACAGGACGTGCAATTGCTTGAGCGCCTGGCGTTCATGAGCCGTCGCGGCACTCGCTAA
- the cysK gene encoding cysteine synthase A, with product MSRIYADNAHSIGNTPLVQINRIAPRGVTILAKIEGRNPGYSVKCRIGANMIWDAESTGKLKPGMTIVEPTSGNTGIGLAFVAAARGYKLMLTMPASMSMERRKVLKALGAELVLTEPAKGMKGAIEKAAEILASDPAKYFMPAQFENPANPAIHEKTTGPEIWNDTDGAVDVLVAGVGTGGTITGISRYIKNTQGKPIISVAVEPVVSPVITQAMAGEEIKPSPHKIQGIGAGFVPKNLDLSMVDRVELVSDDESKAMALRLMQEEGILCGISCGAAMAVAVRLAETPEMQGKTIVVILPDSGERYLSSMLFSDLFTEKENQQ from the coding sequence ATGAGCCGCATTTACGCTGACAACGCCCATTCCATCGGCAACACACCGCTGGTGCAGATCAACCGCATCGCCCCCCGGGGCGTGACTATCCTGGCCAAGATCGAGGGGCGCAACCCCGGTTACTCGGTCAAGTGCCGGATCGGTGCGAACATGATCTGGGACGCCGAAAGCACTGGAAAACTCAAGCCGGGCATGACCATTGTCGAGCCAACTTCGGGCAATACCGGCATCGGCCTGGCCTTTGTGGCGGCGGCGCGTGGTTACAAGCTGATGCTGACCATGCCGGCATCCATGAGCATGGAACGGCGCAAGGTACTCAAGGCGTTGGGTGCCGAGCTGGTACTGACCGAGCCGGCCAAAGGCATGAAAGGCGCAATCGAGAAAGCCGCCGAAATCCTCGCCAGCGACCCGGCCAAGTACTTCATGCCGGCGCAGTTCGAAAACCCGGCCAACCCGGCTATTCATGAAAAGACCACTGGCCCGGAAATCTGGAACGACACCGACGGCGCGGTCGATGTGCTGGTGGCGGGCGTCGGCACCGGCGGCACCATTACCGGCATTTCGCGCTATATCAAGAATACCCAGGGCAAACCGATTATCTCGGTGGCTGTAGAGCCCGTGGTATCGCCGGTGATCACCCAGGCCATGGCGGGTGAAGAGATCAAGCCAAGCCCGCACAAGATCCAGGGCATTGGCGCCGGGTTTGTGCCGAAGAACCTTGATCTGTCGATGGTGGACCGCGTCGAGCTGGTCAGCGATGACGAATCCAAGGCCATGGCCCTGCGCCTGATGCAGGAAGAAGGGATTTTGTGTGGCATTTCCTGCGGCGCGGCGATGGCGGTGGCAGTGCGACTGGCCGAGACTCCGGAAATGCAGGGAAAGACCATCGTGGTGATTTTGCCGGACTCCGGTGAGCGCTACCTGTCGAGCATGCTGTT
- a CDS encoding biotin-dependent carboxyltransferase family protein, with amino-acid sequence MSRLLIEASTPLCLLQDAGRFGVRHLGVTQGGALDWRSMSWANWLLGNGLDAPVIEITLGGFSVVAEDDCLLALAGADLGAQVDGQALLPWRSFKLHKGQRLQFTQPLLGARAYLAAPGGFDAPKVLGSRATVVREELGGLDGLGRALAKGAALGYSTEAPLLVRELPGEKVPDFKLDAPLDLVLGAQVGEFSGQSLFDVFNSAWTLDSRGDRMGIRLLGTALQYQGKPMISEGIPLGAVQVPPDGQPIVLLNDRQTIGGYPRLGALTPLALARLAQCLPGERVRLRPVVQEVAYREHIEYLRRFVNH; translated from the coding sequence ATGAGCCGACTGTTGATTGAGGCGAGTACGCCGTTGTGCCTGTTGCAGGACGCTGGTCGTTTTGGCGTGCGGCATTTGGGCGTGACCCAGGGTGGCGCGCTGGATTGGCGCTCGATGTCATGGGCCAATTGGCTATTGGGTAACGGGCTGGATGCCCCGGTAATTGAAATCACCCTCGGTGGCTTCAGCGTGGTGGCCGAGGACGATTGTCTGCTGGCGCTGGCCGGCGCGGATCTCGGGGCGCAGGTTGACGGACAGGCGTTGCTGCCGTGGCGCAGTTTCAAGCTGCACAAAGGCCAGCGTTTGCAATTCACTCAGCCGCTACTGGGCGCCCGGGCTTATCTCGCTGCACCGGGCGGCTTTGATGCGCCGAAAGTGTTGGGCAGCCGGGCCACGGTGGTACGTGAGGAGCTGGGTGGTCTGGATGGCCTGGGCAGGGCGTTGGCCAAAGGTGCTGCATTAGGTTACAGCACCGAGGCGCCGCTGCTGGTGCGTGAGTTGCCGGGAGAAAAGGTGCCGGATTTCAAGCTCGATGCTCCGCTGGACCTGGTGCTCGGTGCGCAGGTTGGCGAGTTCAGCGGGCAGAGCCTGTTTGATGTGTTCAACAGTGCCTGGACGCTGGACAGTCGGGGTGACCGGATGGGCATTCGGCTGTTGGGTACGGCGTTGCAGTATCAGGGCAAACCGATGATTTCCGAGGGCATCCCGTTGGGCGCGGTGCAGGTGCCGCCGGACGGGCAGCCGATCGTGCTGCTCAATGATCGGCAGACCATTGGCGGTTATCCGCGATTGGGGGCGTTGACGCCGTTGGCACTGGCGCGATTGGCGCAGTGTCTGCCGGGAGAGCGGGTGCGGTTGCGGCCGGTGGTGCAGGAGGTGGCGTACCGCGAGCACATCGAGTATTTGCGGCGTTTTGTGAACCACTAA
- a CDS encoding 5-oxoprolinase subunit PxpA: protein MSRLLLNCDIGESFGSWTMGLDAEVMPLIDCANIACGFHAGDPGIMRKTVSLALSHGVQIGAHPAYQDLVGFGRRSMAYTAQELQDILLYQIGALDGICRAQGGRVSYVKPHGAMYNDMMANPAQLRAVLQAVAAYDRSLPLMLMATRDNSAAQQLGDEYGVTLWFEAFADRAYDSVGKLVSRQLPGAVHHDPEKIIDQALTIARGGNLTASDGSALHLQANTLCVHGDNAASVAAVRRIREALQQQSAS, encoded by the coding sequence GTGAGCCGCCTGCTATTGAACTGTGACATCGGCGAAAGCTTCGGCAGCTGGACCATGGGTCTGGACGCCGAGGTGATGCCCTTGATCGATTGCGCCAACATCGCCTGCGGTTTCCATGCCGGCGACCCGGGCATCATGCGCAAGACCGTCAGCCTGGCCCTGAGCCACGGCGTGCAAATCGGCGCGCATCCGGCCTATCAGGACCTGGTCGGTTTCGGCCGCCGTTCCATGGCCTACACCGCCCAGGAACTGCAAGACATCCTGCTTTACCAGATCGGCGCCCTCGACGGCATTTGTCGGGCTCAAGGCGGGCGCGTGAGTTACGTCAAACCCCACGGCGCGATGTACAACGACATGATGGCCAATCCGGCGCAGTTGCGTGCGGTGCTGCAGGCCGTGGCGGCCTACGACCGAAGCTTGCCGCTGATGCTGATGGCCACCCGCGACAATAGCGCCGCCCAGCAATTGGGCGATGAGTACGGTGTGACTTTGTGGTTCGAGGCCTTCGCCGATCGCGCCTACGACAGCGTCGGAAAACTGGTCTCGCGACAACTGCCGGGCGCCGTGCATCACGATCCCGAGAAAATCATCGACCAGGCCCTGACCATTGCTCGCGGCGGCAACCTCACCGCCAGCGACGGCAGCGCTTTGCACCTGCAAGCCAACACCTTGTGCGTGCACGGCGACAACGCCGCTTCGGTGGCCGCCGTGCGGCGGATTCGCGAGGCGTTGCAACAGCAGAGTGCGTCATGA
- a CDS encoding DUF748 domain-containing protein — translation MKRRYSWPLWTLAGLVVLLIAVHIALPYVVRNYLNDKLADMGDYRGQITDVDLALWRGAYKINGLKIVKVDGKVPVPFVNAPLIDLSVSWHSLWYDHAVVAQVQFDRPELNFVDGGANKQNSQTGRGTDWRAQLGKLLPITLNEVRINDGKISFRNFNSQPPVNMNATQVNANLYNLTNVVDTKGKRDARFDGKALLLGHAPLETSATFDPLSNFEDFEFRLRAKDIELKSLNDFASAYGKFDFNAGHGDVVIEAQAKKGQLTGYIKPLLRDVEIFNWQQDVENKNKSILRSVWEAIVGGTETVLKNQRKNQFATRVELSGNVHQQDISAFQAFLQILRNGFIQAFNARYEQPKPTEN, via the coding sequence ATGAAGCGTCGATACAGTTGGCCCCTGTGGACCCTTGCCGGCCTCGTTGTGCTGCTGATTGCCGTACACATCGCCCTGCCCTACGTCGTGCGCAACTATCTCAACGACAAACTGGCTGACATGGGCGACTACCGTGGCCAGATCACCGATGTGGACCTGGCCCTGTGGCGCGGCGCCTACAAGATCAACGGGCTGAAGATCGTCAAAGTCGACGGCAAGGTGCCAGTACCCTTCGTCAATGCGCCGCTGATCGACCTCTCGGTGAGTTGGCATTCCCTGTGGTACGACCACGCCGTGGTGGCCCAGGTGCAGTTCGATCGCCCCGAACTGAACTTCGTCGACGGCGGCGCCAACAAGCAGAACTCCCAGACCGGTCGCGGTACCGACTGGCGCGCGCAGTTGGGCAAACTGCTGCCGATCACCCTCAATGAAGTGCGGATCAACGATGGCAAGATCAGTTTCCGTAACTTCAACTCGCAGCCACCGGTCAACATGAACGCCACTCAGGTCAATGCCAACCTGTACAACCTGACCAATGTCGTCGACACAAAAGGCAAACGCGACGCCCGCTTCGACGGCAAGGCCCTGTTGCTTGGCCATGCACCGCTGGAAACCAGTGCCACCTTCGACCCGCTGAGCAATTTCGAAGACTTCGAGTTCCGCCTGCGAGCCAAGGACATCGAACTCAAAAGCCTGAACGACTTTGCCTCGGCCTACGGCAAGTTCGACTTCAACGCCGGCCACGGCGACGTGGTGATCGAAGCCCAGGCGAAGAAAGGCCAGCTCACCGGTTACATCAAGCCCTTGCTGCGCGACGTCGAAATATTCAATTGGCAGCAAGACGTGGAGAACAAGAACAAAAGCATCTTGCGCTCCGTCTGGGAAGCCATTGTCGGTGGCACTGAAACCGTGCTGAAGAACCAGCGTAAAAACCAGTTCGCCACCCGAGTGGAACTGAGCGGCAACGTGCATCAGCAGGATATCAGCGCGTTCCAGGCGTTTTTGCAGATTTTGCGCAATGGCTTCATTCAGGCATTCAACGCCCGGTACGAGCAGCCCAAGCCGACAGAGAACTGA
- a CDS encoding IS3 family transposase: MRKSYSSEFKLKAASMVLDEGQSVPEVCASLDIGPTALRRWVDQVRKERLGSTPVGAKAITADQREIQQLKALLRQKDLDIEILKKASALLLLDSKDHSR; this comes from the coding sequence ATGCGTAAATCTTATTCCAGTGAGTTCAAGCTCAAGGCTGCCAGCATGGTGCTGGACGAAGGCCAGTCAGTTCCAGAAGTCTGTGCCAGTCTGGATATTGGCCCTACTGCCTTGCGCCGTTGGGTCGATCAGGTTCGCAAAGAGCGCTTGGGCTCGACCCCGGTGGGGGCCAAGGCGATTACCGCCGATCAGCGAGAGATTCAGCAGCTCAAAGCGTTGCTCAGGCAAAAAGACCTGGACATTGAAATCCTAAAAAAGGCCAGTGCTCTCCTGCTTTTGGACTCCAAAGATCATTCTCGCTGA
- a CDS encoding VWA domain-containing protein, giving the protein MLLNLFNEMRAAKVPVSVRELLDLINALKQRVVFADMDEFYYLSRTILVKDEKHFDKFDRAFGAYFNGLEKLDDHLQALIPEDWLRKEFERSLTDEERAQIQSLGGLDKLIEEFKKRLEEQKERHAGGNKWIGTGGTSPFGSGGFNPEGIRVGDAGKRQGKAVKVWDQREYKNLDDSVELGTRNIKVALRRLRKFARQGAAEELDIDGTIDHTARDAGLLNIQMRPERRNTVKLLLLFDIGGSMDAHVKICEELFSACKTEFKHLEYFYFHNFIYESVWKNNMRRTSERFSTQDLLHKYGADYKVIFIGDAAMAPYEITQAGGSVEHWNEEPGYLWMQRFMEKYKKLIWINPYPKDTWGYTSSTNIVRDLIEDQMYPLTLRGLEEGMRFLSK; this is encoded by the coding sequence ATGCTGCTCAATCTGTTCAATGAAATGCGTGCCGCCAAGGTGCCGGTCTCGGTGCGTGAGCTGCTGGACCTGATCAACGCGCTGAAACAGCGCGTTGTGTTCGCCGATATGGACGAGTTTTATTACTTGTCCCGGACGATCCTGGTAAAGGACGAAAAGCATTTCGACAAGTTCGACCGGGCCTTCGGCGCCTACTTCAATGGCCTGGAAAAACTCGACGATCACCTTCAGGCCTTGATTCCCGAAGACTGGTTGCGCAAGGAATTCGAGCGCTCGCTGACCGATGAAGAGCGGGCGCAGATCCAGTCCCTTGGCGGTCTGGACAAGCTGATCGAAGAATTCAAGAAACGCCTCGAAGAACAGAAAGAACGCCATGCCGGCGGCAACAAGTGGATCGGTACCGGTGGCACCAGCCCGTTTGGCTCAGGCGGTTTCAACCCGGAAGGCATTCGGGTCGGCGATGCCGGCAAGCGTCAGGGCAAAGCGGTCAAGGTCTGGGATCAACGCGAGTACAAGAACCTCGACGATTCAGTGGAACTGGGCACGCGCAACATCAAGGTCGCCCTGCGCCGCCTGCGTAAATTCGCCCGCCAGGGGGCGGCGGAAGAGCTGGACATCGACGGCACCATCGACCACACCGCACGCGATGCCGGATTGCTGAACATCCAGATGCGCCCGGAGCGGCGCAACACCGTCAAGCTGTTGCTGTTGTTCGACATCGGCGGTTCGATGGACGCCCACGTGAAGATCTGCGAGGAACTGTTCTCGGCCTGCAAGACCGAGTTCAAGCATCTGGAGTACTTCTACTTCCACAACTTCATTTATGAATCGGTGTGGAAGAACAACATGCGCCGCACTTCCGAGCGCTTCTCCACCCAGGACCTGCTGCACAAGTATGGCGCCGACTACAAAGTGATCTTCATCGGCGATGCCGCGATGGCGCCTTATGAAATCACCCAGGCGGGCGGCAGTGTCGAGCACTGGAACGAGGAGCCGGGTTATCTGTGGATGCAGCGCTTCATGGAGAAATACAAGAAGCTCATCTGGATCAATCCGTACCCGAAAGACACTTGGGGCTATACCTCGTCGACCAATATCGTGCGTGATTTGATCGAAGACCAGATGTACCCGCTGACACTGCGCGGGCTTGAGGAAGGGATGCGGTTTTTGTCCAAGTAA
- a CDS encoding MFS transporter, which yields MSAPDTLDTPTATARPGPFDWYRNINQQERRTFWSCKIGYGLDGMDTQMLSFVVPTLIAMWGITTGEAGLIHTSTLIASAIGGWVAGILSDRIGRVRTLQLTVLWFAFFTFLCGFAQNYEQLLISRTLMGFGFGGEWTAGAVLMGEVIRAKDRGKAVGMVQSGWALGWGLTAILYALLFSVLPPEDAWRALFILGIVPAIFVIFVRRLVKDPEIYREAKARQAPSNPAKFYEIFAPGMLFTTFRASVLTTGALGGYYAITSWLPTFLKNERGLSVLGTGGYLAMVIVGSYVGYVISAYLTDILGRKKNFILFAVGSFTIVLLYTQLPVSNGVMLWLGFPLGFFASGIFSGMGAFLTELFPTRIRGSGQGFCYNIGRALAALFPLLIGLLSQTVPLSVGIGAFAAVSYGVVILAALSLPETRGKQLEAE from the coding sequence ATGAGTGCGCCCGACACCCTCGACACCCCCACGGCTACGGCTCGTCCGGGACCGTTCGACTGGTATCGCAATATCAATCAGCAGGAACGCCGCACCTTCTGGAGCTGCAAGATCGGCTATGGCCTGGACGGCATGGATACGCAGATGCTCAGCTTCGTGGTGCCGACCCTGATTGCCATGTGGGGCATTACCACTGGCGAAGCCGGGCTGATTCATACCAGTACGCTGATTGCCTCGGCCATCGGTGGTTGGGTGGCAGGGATTCTGTCCGATCGCATCGGCCGGGTACGCACCTTGCAATTGACGGTGCTGTGGTTCGCCTTCTTCACGTTCCTCTGCGGCTTTGCGCAAAACTATGAACAACTGCTGATCAGCCGCACCCTGATGGGCTTCGGTTTCGGTGGTGAATGGACGGCCGGCGCGGTGCTGATGGGCGAAGTGATTCGCGCCAAGGACCGTGGCAAAGCCGTGGGCATGGTGCAATCAGGCTGGGCGCTGGGTTGGGGGCTGACGGCGATTCTGTATGCGCTGCTGTTCTCGGTATTGCCGCCCGAAGACGCCTGGCGCGCGCTGTTCATTCTCGGCATCGTGCCGGCGATTTTCGTGATCTTCGTCCGTCGCCTGGTCAAGGATCCTGAGATTTACCGCGAAGCCAAAGCCAGGCAGGCACCGAGCAATCCGGCGAAGTTTTACGAGATATTCGCTCCTGGCATGCTCTTCACCACCTTTCGCGCTTCGGTGCTGACCACCGGTGCACTGGGTGGCTACTACGCGATCACCTCGTGGTTGCCGACTTTTCTGAAAAACGAACGGGGCTTGAGCGTACTCGGCACGGGCGGTTATCTGGCGATGGTGATCGTCGGTTCCTACGTCGGTTACGTCATCAGCGCGTATTTGACTGACATCCTCGGTCGCAAGAAGAACTTCATTCTGTTCGCGGTCGGCTCGTTCACCATCGTCCTGCTGTACACGCAACTGCCCGTCAGTAACGGCGTGATGCTCTGGCTGGGTTTTCCGCTGGGCTTTTTCGCCTCGGGTATTTTCAGCGGCATGGGGGCGTTTCTGACCGAGCTGTTTCCGACGCGGATTCGCGGTTCGGGCCAGGGCTTTTGCTACAACATCGGGCGCGCGTTGGCGGCATTGTTTCCGCTGCTGATCGGCCTGCTGAGTCAGACCGTGCCATTGAGTGTCGGCATCGGGGCTTTCGCGGCGGTGTCCTACGGGGTGGTGATCCTGGCGGCCCTGAGCCTGCCGGAAACCCGTGGCAAGCAACTCGAAGCCGAGTAA